One genomic segment of Arcobacter porcinus includes these proteins:
- the rbfA gene encoding 30S ribosome-binding factor RbfA: MKSINLQRTESLLMELIPQALSSLNNSNINSLAITGVNCKKGKYDAVVYFDGSDFDNKETKEIINSLNKANGRIKSEVLSATGWYKCPNFKFEVDTSLEKSKHIEDLFAKIKNNKKDITVESDEE, translated from the coding sequence ATGAAAAGTATAAATCTTCAAAGAACTGAATCGCTTTTGATGGAGCTAATACCACAAGCTCTATCTTCTTTAAATAATTCAAATATAAACTCTTTGGCAATTACAGGAGTTAATTGTAAAAAAGGTAAGTATGATGCTGTTGTTTATTTTGATGGAAGCGATTTTGATAACAAAGAGACAAAAGAGATTATAAACTCCTTAAACAAAGCAAATGGAAGAATAAAGAGTGAAGTTTTATCAGCTACTGGTTGGTATAAGTGTCCAAACTTTAAATTTGAAGTAGATACATCACTTGAAAAATCTAAGCATATTGAAGATCTATTTGCAAAAATAAAAAACAATAAAAAAGATATTACAGTTGAAAGTGATGAAGAATGA
- the rimP gene encoding ribosome maturation factor RimP: MNLEEQIKVIVENSGLKLYDIVKLKENNKDIFRVVVSSKDGVNLDKCADISRLISPLLDVEDPIYGKYFLEVSSPGIERKLRKTEHFIASVGELVRVKTNGLAVYEGELVEANEDKISIKFEDNEIEIFEYSDILSASTYYKW; the protein is encoded by the coding sequence ATGAATTTAGAAGAACAAATTAAAGTAATAGTTGAAAATAGTGGTTTAAAACTTTACGATATTGTAAAATTAAAAGAGAATAACAAAGACATTTTTAGAGTAGTTGTAAGTTCAAAAGATGGTGTAAATTTAGATAAATGTGCAGATATTTCAAGACTTATATCACCTTTACTTGATGTTGAAGATCCAATATATGGAAAATACTTTTTAGAAGTTAGTTCTCCTGGAATTGAAAGAAAGTTAAGAAAAACTGAGCATTTTATAGCAAGTGTTGGTGAACTTGTAAGAGTAAAAACAAATGGACTTGCAGTTTATGAAGGTGAATTAGTAGAAGCAAATGAGGATAAAATTTCTATAAAATTTGAAGACAATGAAATAGAGATTTTTGAATATAGTGATATCTTAAGCGCTTCAACTTACTATAAGTGGTAA
- the ribD gene encoding bifunctional diaminohydroxyphosphoribosylaminopyrimidine deaminase/5-amino-6-(5-phosphoribosylamino)uracil reductase RibD codes for MKIDDNFFMKLAIDEAWKYQLLTYPNPAVGCVIVKDGKLLAIEAHKEAGTPHAEVNALKTAFLTQDKNSLLKTLTNSSEIHDFLIKNHNGFFSDCEIYTTLEPCNHVGKTPSCANLLSILKPKRVIIGSIDTNKIASGGIKTLEESNIKVTTKVLKKECENLLLPFKSWQNKSCIFFKMAQTLNGMIDGKVSSQRAKLYVHMLRDKIDLLLIGGNSVRVDKPTLDTRYVKGKNPDIFIYSKNKAFNQNIPLFSVPNRKVIISDDLFKILDYKFIMVEGVYNLLDILKDKLDFVVLIVSPKIRDGVNAINSLNIDFEILHENYLGDEKIVFLKRKI; via the coding sequence ATGAAAATTGATGATAATTTCTTTATGAAATTAGCCATTGATGAGGCTTGGAAATATCAACTTTTAACTTATCCAAATCCAGCTGTTGGCTGTGTTATTGTAAAAGATGGAAAACTTTTAGCAATAGAAGCTCACAAAGAAGCTGGAACACCACACGCTGAAGTAAATGCACTTAAAACTGCTTTTCTTACACAAGATAAAAACTCTTTATTAAAAACTTTGACAAATAGTAGTGAAATACATGATTTTTTGATTAAAAATCATAATGGATTTTTTAGTGATTGTGAAATCTATACTACATTGGAACCTTGTAATCATGTAGGTAAAACACCATCTTGTGCAAATTTATTATCTATATTAAAACCAAAAAGAGTAATTATTGGTTCTATTGATACAAATAAAATTGCAAGTGGTGGAATTAAAACTTTGGAAGAGTCTAATATTAAAGTTACAACAAAAGTTTTAAAAAAAGAGTGTGAGAATCTTCTACTTCCTTTTAAATCATGGCAAAACAAAAGCTGTATCTTCTTTAAAATGGCACAAACACTAAATGGTATGATTGATGGTAAAGTTAGCTCTCAAAGAGCTAAATTGTATGTTCATATGCTTAGAGATAAGATAGATTTACTTTTAATTGGTGGAAATAGCGTAAGAGTTGATAAACCTACACTTGACACTAGGTATGTAAAGGGTAAAAATCCAGATATATTTATTTATAGTAAAAACAAAGCTTTTAATCAAAATATACCACTATTTAGTGTACCAAATAGAAAAGTAATAATAAGTGATGATTTGTTTAAAATACTTGATTATAAGTTTATTATGGTTGAAGGTGTTTATAATCTACTTGATATTTTAAAAGATAAGTTAGATTTTGTAGTTTTAATTGTAAGTCCAAAGATAAGAGATGGAGTAAATGCTATAAACTCTTTAAATATTGATTTTGAGATACTTCATGAAAACTATTTAGGTGATGAGAAGATTGTTTTTTTAAAGAGGAAAATATAA
- a CDS encoding LPP20 family lipoprotein — protein MIKVFIVIVAIFTLNLFAAPSWFANRDLPLVNNQIIGYGEDINLNQAISNAKIDIASQINATVSSISATNEIDNNQKQSRLALSISEVSVKAEIVDVFHLKQEKFQDKFYVALAYENIPIYKKFINKLENKILKNESQNIYLEKTPFVKDLNKALNYKLNYKLLRKDGLWYISYNNIIQSLDSRAFEELFVTIYSDILSIEIFSKNPILYHDDSFSFKINSKKEGFISIFEVDEKGSVTLILKNENISKNKAFNFPKKSDDFDLVASTLDEDKDTFSIFIVVINEQVDDYIDNFVEISYSLNNNEHSKKFNRLIEYINNRTFTTKRVDIRAKK, from the coding sequence ATGATAAAAGTTTTTATCGTTATAGTTGCTATATTTACTTTAAATCTATTTGCAGCTCCTTCTTGGTTTGCAAATAGAGATTTACCCTTAGTAAATAATCAAATTATAGGTTATGGAGAGGATATTAATTTAAATCAGGCAATTTCAAATGCAAAAATAGATATAGCTTCCCAAATTAATGCAACAGTTAGCTCAATATCAGCGACAAATGAGATAGATAATAATCAAAAACAATCAAGATTGGCTTTAAGTATAAGTGAAGTATCTGTAAAAGCTGAAATTGTTGATGTTTTTCATTTAAAACAAGAGAAGTTTCAAGATAAATTTTATGTTGCACTTGCTTATGAAAATATCCCTATATATAAAAAATTTATAAATAAACTTGAAAATAAAATTTTAAAAAATGAGAGTCAAAATATATATTTAGAAAAAACTCCATTTGTAAAAGATTTAAATAAAGCTTTAAACTATAAATTAAATTATAAGCTTTTAAGAAAAGATGGACTTTGGTATATCTCATATAATAATATTATTCAATCTTTGGATAGTAGAGCTTTTGAGGAGCTTTTTGTCACTATTTACTCAGATATTTTATCTATAGAGATATTTTCAAAAAATCCAATTCTGTACCATGATGATTCATTTAGCTTTAAAATAAACTCAAAAAAAGAGGGCTTTATATCAATTTTTGAAGTAGACGAAAAAGGTAGTGTAACTTTAATATTGAAAAATGAAAACATATCTAAAAACAAGGCTTTTAACTTCCCAAAAAAAAGTGATGATTTTGATTTAGTTGCTTCAACTTTAGATGAAGATAAAGATACTTTTTCTATTTTTATTGTTGTAATAAATGAACAAGTTGATGACTATATTGATAATTTTGTAGAGATATCTTATAGCTTAAATAATAATGAACATAGTAAAAAATTTAATAGATTAATAGAGTATATAAACAATAGAACATTTACAACAAAAAGAGTTGATATAAGAGCTAAAAAATAA
- a CDS encoding caspase family protein, with amino-acid sequence MKILNFITLLLISLFFVSCANKSYTPTNKSPLQKYVYLKNEKVKLISQTHTNKIEYDTILACYDSNCTHTFIKLEDGCGISILGNHSKGKGLCYSSLYTTDWNSVILSRILWPLIPFMGTARIVNFDNEKFNSYLKNSDISKFYNYFNYNIQELLILDDFDVYHSLNKNGFSTDKRFPYFYDKALFFDKKTNTTLFIDLNLSHTNLIQSFIDSYLTPREAKKIVLPKEILMPTLPDTPILVKSEFETKKEFEDRVNEAMKKREKEIFSLQEKYRNDVEKRNKTIKNLEKKHKAEIDKINKEQIEKVENLPKVKMHYTKLALLFKTPSSYVRNASYDAETRTMYLDLQTNNNLEKVSIKNISSNNAKKLKETMHKVNINKEFEVNENNFSLKDIYIDGYKANFTDKIFKTENIEVAIDTKKAIIKEENQFSNFDLQNPNLIDRYEISTITFVDKNEKFDDELEKKLAKIKPSPIDNKKWLFVVGVEKYKESDDIIFAKRSADLFVKTIQKTQGISNRNTYALINEEATSGAIKDKLKLLLNDVKAGDTIYFYYNGHGIPDPNNKGEPYILPSDKIPDFITSDFEFSINNIYQKLSNSNASKIFAFTDSCFSGATDGKSQIKGVAATRLRPKDISFDESKMVVLSAGTGTQFSNAYMEKGHRMFSYFLIDSLISGNKDIEKIYINTNHNTSKASNELGPLKKQEPTIKGNRKLEL; translated from the coding sequence ATGAAAATATTAAATTTTATTACTTTACTTTTAATTTCACTTTTTTTCGTATCTTGTGCAAATAAAAGTTATACTCCAACAAACAAATCACCCCTTCAGAAATATGTATATTTAAAAAATGAAAAAGTTAAACTAATTTCTCAAACTCATACAAATAAAATTGAGTATGATACTATCTTAGCTTGTTATGACAGTAATTGTACACATACATTTATTAAGCTAGAGGACGGTTGTGGAATAAGTATTTTGGGTAATCATAGTAAAGGCAAGGGCTTATGTTATAGTTCATTATATACAACCGATTGGAATAGTGTTATTTTATCTAGGATATTATGGCCACTAATTCCATTTATGGGAACTGCTAGAATAGTTAATTTTGATAATGAAAAGTTTAATTCTTATTTAAAAAATAGTGATATTAGTAAGTTTTATAACTATTTTAATTATAATATTCAAGAGTTACTTATACTGGATGATTTTGATGTATATCATAGTTTAAATAAAAATGGATTTTCAACAGATAAAAGATTTCCGTATTTTTATGATAAAGCACTATTTTTTGATAAAAAGACTAATACAACACTTTTTATTGATTTAAATTTAAGTCATACAAATTTAATTCAAAGTTTTATTGACAGTTATTTAACTCCAAGAGAAGCAAAAAAAATAGTTTTACCAAAAGAGATTCTAATGCCTACTCTTCCTGATACACCAATACTTGTAAAAAGTGAATTTGAAACTAAAAAAGAGTTTGAAGATAGAGTCAATGAGGCAATGAAAAAAAGAGAAAAAGAGATTTTTTCTTTACAAGAAAAATATAGAAATGATGTAGAAAAAAGAAATAAAACTATTAAAAACTTAGAAAAAAAACACAAAGCTGAGATAGATAAAATAAATAAAGAGCAAATAGAAAAAGTAGAAAATCTTCCAAAAGTAAAAATGCACTATACAAAATTAGCACTTCTGTTTAAAACACCTAGTTCTTATGTAAGAAATGCTAGTTATGATGCTGAAACAAGAACTATGTATTTAGATTTACAAACAAACAATAATTTAGAAAAAGTATCTATAAAAAATATAAGCTCAAATAATGCTAAAAAACTAAAAGAAACTATGCATAAAGTAAATATTAATAAAGAGTTTGAAGTAAATGAAAATAATTTTTCTCTAAAAGATATCTATATTGATGGTTATAAAGCTAATTTTACTGATAAGATTTTTAAAACAGAAAATATAGAAGTAGCTATTGATACAAAAAAAGCAATTATTAAAGAAGAGAATCAATTCTCAAATTTTGATCTTCAAAACCCTAATTTAATTGATAGATATGAGATAAGTACTATTACATTTGTTGATAAAAATGAGAAATTTGATGACGAATTAGAAAAAAAACTTGCAAAAATCAAGCCATCACCAATTGACAATAAAAAATGGCTTTTTGTTGTCGGAGTGGAAAAGTACAAAGAGAGTGATGATATAATTTTTGCAAAAAGAAGTGCTGATTTATTTGTAAAAACTATTCAAAAAACTCAAGGAATTTCCAATAGAAATACTTATGCATTAATAAATGAAGAAGCTACTAGTGGAGCAATAAAAGATAAGTTAAAACTCCTTTTAAATGATGTTAAAGCTGGTGATACAATCTATTTTTACTACAACGGACATGGTATTCCAGATCCAAATAATAAAGGCGAACCTTATATCTTACCAAGTGATAAAATTCCAGATTTTATTACAAGTGATTTTGAGTTTAGTATAAATAACATCTACCAAAAACTTTCAAATTCAAATGCATCTAAAATATTTGCATTTACAGATAGCTGTTTTAGCGGTGCAACAGATGGAAAATCACAAATCAAAGGTGTTGCTGCTACAAGACTTAGACCTAAAGATATAAGTTTTGATGAGAGTAAAATGGTAGTTTTAAGTGCTGGAACAGGTACTCAATTTTCAAATGCCTATATGGAAAAAGGGCATAGAATGTTTAGCTACTTTTTAATTGATAGTTTAATTTCTGGAAATAAAGATATAGAGAAAATATATATAAATACAAACCATAATACTAGCAAAGCATCTAATGAGCTAGGTCCTCTAAAAAAACAGGAACCAACTATAAAAGGTAACAGAAAGTTAGAACTATGA
- the efp gene encoding elongation factor P, translating to MASIGMSELKKGLKIQVEGIPYKIVEYQHVKPGKGAAFVRAKIKSFLNGKTIEKTFHAGDKCETPDLQQKQMQFLYDDGELLQFMDVATYEQEGLTYDQVGEAKDWIIDGMQVDMMYFNGKAITVEPPMVVELKIVDTPPNFKGDSQGGRKPATLESGAVVQIPFHILEGEVIRVDTRTGEYLEKVK from the coding sequence ATGGCAAGTATAGGAATGAGCGAATTAAAAAAGGGTCTTAAAATTCAGGTTGAAGGTATCCCATATAAAATTGTTGAATACCAACATGTAAAACCAGGAAAAGGTGCAGCTTTTGTTAGAGCAAAAATCAAATCTTTTTTAAATGGAAAGACAATTGAGAAAACTTTCCATGCTGGTGATAAATGTGAAACTCCTGATTTACAACAAAAACAGATGCAGTTTTTATATGATGATGGTGAACTTTTACAATTTATGGATGTTGCAACTTATGAACAAGAAGGTTTAACTTATGATCAAGTTGGCGAAGCTAAAGATTGGATTATTGATGGAATGCAAGTTGATATGATGTATTTCAATGGAAAAGCAATCACAGTTGAGCCACCAATGGTTGTTGAACTTAAAATTGTAGATACTCCACCAAACTTTAAAGGTGATTCTCAAGGTGGAAGAAAACCAGCTACTTTAGAATCAGGTGCTGTTGTACAAATACCTTTTCATATATTAGAAGGTGAAGTAATAAGAGTAGATACTAGAACAGGTGAATACTTAGAAAAAGTAAAATAA
- the serA gene encoding phosphoglycerate dehydrogenase, giving the protein MSKYTIVVCDHIHDAGLNILQNTEDINYVYAADIDKVKLLDIIKDADVAITRSSTDVDEKFLNAATNLKAIIRAGVGYDNVDIDGCSKRGIIAMNVPTANTIAAVELTMAHMLSCLRKFPYAHNQLKQDRVWKREDWYGNELYGKKLGVIGFGNIGHRVALRAKAFEMDVITYDPYISSTKATDLGIKYTTNFEDILACDIITIHTPKNKETIDMISFDEIKKMKDGVVLINCARGGLYNEEALVENLKSGKIAMAGIDVFKKEPATDHPILDLPNVTVTAHLGANTKESQREISIQSANNAIESARGISYPNALNLPIDESKIPAFVKPYIELTQKMAFLLAQISKSQIRAIEVSAEGELGEFIDSLQTFASVGVLSVSSGLSVNYVNANFIANEKGIELSTKTMTNNSGYKNRVTIKITTANGVKSISGTVFEDNIQRIVKLDDFVLDVEPKGKMIIMKNKDIPGVVGQVGSILAKNNINISDFRLSRGKNDNALAVILIDEKASSKVIEDLDNLEASLAVAYAEI; this is encoded by the coding sequence ATGAGTAAATATACAATTGTAGTTTGTGACCATATCCACGATGCAGGATTAAATATTTTACAAAACACTGAAGACATAAACTATGTTTATGCTGCAGATATTGATAAAGTAAAATTATTAGATATTATAAAAGATGCTGATGTAGCAATAACTAGATCTTCAACTGATGTTGATGAAAAATTTTTAAATGCAGCAACAAATCTTAAAGCAATTATCAGAGCTGGTGTTGGTTATGATAATGTTGATATAGATGGTTGTAGCAAAAGAGGAATCATAGCAATGAACGTTCCAACAGCAAATACTATTGCTGCTGTTGAACTTACTATGGCTCATATGTTATCTTGTCTTAGAAAATTTCCATATGCACATAATCAACTAAAACAAGATAGAGTTTGGAAAAGAGAAGATTGGTATGGTAATGAACTTTATGGTAAAAAATTAGGTGTAATTGGTTTTGGAAATATCGGACATAGAGTTGCATTAAGAGCTAAAGCTTTTGAAATGGATGTAATTACATATGACCCTTATATTTCAAGTACAAAAGCAACTGATTTAGGTATTAAATATACAACAAATTTCGAAGATATTTTAGCTTGTGATATTATTACAATTCACACACCAAAAAATAAAGAGACTATTGATATGATTAGTTTCGATGAAATTAAAAAAATGAAAGATGGAGTTGTATTAATCAACTGTGCAAGAGGTGGACTATACAATGAAGAAGCTCTTGTAGAAAACCTAAAGTCAGGTAAAATTGCAATGGCTGGAATTGATGTATTCAAAAAAGAACCTGCAACAGATCATCCTATTTTAGACTTACCAAATGTTACAGTAACAGCACACCTTGGAGCTAATACAAAAGAGTCTCAAAGAGAAATATCTATTCAAAGTGCAAATAATGCAATTGAAAGTGCAAGAGGTATCTCTTATCCAAATGCTTTAAATCTTCCAATTGATGAGAGTAAAATACCTGCATTTGTAAAACCATATATTGAACTTACACAAAAAATGGCGTTTTTACTTGCTCAAATAAGTAAAAGCCAAATAAGAGCTATTGAAGTTAGTGCAGAAGGTGAATTAGGAGAATTTATTGATTCTTTACAAACTTTTGCTAGTGTTGGAGTTTTGAGTGTTAGTTCAGGTCTTAGTGTAAACTATGTAAATGCAAATTTCATTGCAAATGAAAAAGGTATTGAATTAAGTACAAAAACTATGACAAATAATAGTGGTTATAAGAATAGAGTTACAATAAAAATTACAACAGCAAATGGTGTAAAATCTATCTCTGGTACAGTTTTTGAAGATAATATTCAAAGGATTGTAAAACTTGATGATTTTGTTTTAGATGTTGAACCAAAAGGTAAAATGATTATTATGAAGAATAAAGATATACCAGGTGTTGTAGGACAAGTTGGTTCTATCTTAGCTAAAAATAATATTAATATCTCTGACTTTAGATTAAGTAGAGGTAAAAATGATAATGCATTAGCAGTTATTTTAATTGATGAGAAAGCAAGTTCAAAAGTTATCGAAGATTTAGATAATCTTGAAGCTAGTTTAGCTGTTGCTTATGCAGAAATTTAA
- a CDS encoding 30S ribosomal protein S1 yields MHMEDIDLGEDFNFEQLLNESFEQSENNSVVDGVIVEINDERVLVDVGQKIEGLLSLDEIKENGEAKYKVGDTISVMLMGNRGERPNISHKKVLQRAKFNDFVATHGDNFEDVIIEGKVVAVKPRGGFTVEDENGCEYFMPLAQSFMKTIGALGKSVKAKVIKVNKNQGSIIVSRKKLIEENKSLKDEKVAKILENKEPVNGVVKKITSYGMFVDLGGVDGLVNYNEISYKGPVNPANYYNEGDTVSVVVLSYDKAKQHLSLSIKAALSNPWEEIKDKLEVGDTITVTVSNFESYGAFVDLGNDIEGLLHISELSWNKNIKNPKESLTIGDEINVEVIELDIAKKRLRVSLKNLQEKPFNKFLKTNKVGDILKGKISTLTEFGAFITLGDVDGLLHNEEASWETNTKCKNIFKKGDEVEVKVIKIDKEKENISLSIKEIAESPAKKFQDNYKLGDIVKGNVKDKKDFGLFIKLENNLDGLIRTEDFGPLNAEEVKIGDELEAVVINIDTKRNRVRLSIKRLEQQQEREMLKSVNDDISMTLGDAIKDQFKK; encoded by the coding sequence ATGCATATGGAAGATATAGATTTAGGTGAAGACTTTAATTTTGAACAATTATTAAACGAGTCTTTTGAACAATCAGAGAATAACTCTGTAGTTGATGGTGTAATTGTTGAAATAAATGATGAAAGAGTTTTAGTAGATGTTGGTCAAAAGATAGAAGGACTTCTGTCTTTAGATGAGATTAAAGAGAATGGTGAAGCTAAATATAAAGTAGGAGATACAATCTCTGTTATGCTTATGGGAAATAGAGGTGAAAGACCTAATATATCTCATAAAAAAGTTTTACAAAGAGCAAAATTTAATGATTTTGTAGCAACTCATGGTGATAATTTCGAAGATGTAATAATTGAAGGAAAAGTTGTAGCTGTAAAACCAAGAGGTGGATTTACAGTTGAAGATGAAAATGGTTGTGAATATTTTATGCCATTAGCTCAATCTTTTATGAAAACAATAGGTGCACTTGGTAAAAGTGTAAAAGCTAAAGTAATAAAAGTAAATAAAAATCAAGGTTCAATTATAGTTTCTAGAAAAAAACTAATTGAAGAGAATAAATCATTAAAAGATGAAAAAGTTGCTAAAATTTTAGAGAACAAAGAGCCTGTAAATGGTGTTGTTAAAAAAATCACTTCTTATGGTATGTTTGTTGATTTAGGTGGAGTTGATGGTCTTGTAAATTACAATGAAATCTCTTATAAAGGTCCTGTAAATCCTGCAAACTACTACAATGAAGGAGACACTGTTTCTGTTGTAGTTTTATCTTATGATAAAGCAAAACAACACTTAAGCTTATCTATTAAAGCTGCTTTATCTAATCCTTGGGAAGAGATTAAGGATAAATTAGAAGTTGGAGATACAATTACAGTAACTGTTTCTAATTTTGAATCTTATGGAGCTTTTGTTGATTTAGGAAATGATATTGAAGGTCTTTTACATATTTCTGAACTTTCATGGAATAAAAACATTAAAAATCCAAAAGAGAGCTTAACAATTGGTGATGAAATAAATGTTGAAGTTATCGAACTTGATATTGCTAAAAAAAGATTAAGAGTAAGTTTAAAAAATCTACAAGAAAAACCATTTAATAAATTTCTAAAAACTAATAAAGTTGGAGATATTTTAAAAGGTAAAATCTCTACATTAACTGAATTTGGTGCATTTATTACTTTAGGTGATGTTGATGGTCTTTTACACAATGAAGAAGCTTCTTGGGAAACAAATACAAAATGTAAAAACATCTTCAAAAAAGGTGATGAAGTAGAAGTTAAAGTTATTAAAATTGATAAAGAGAAAGAGAATATTTCGCTTTCAATAAAAGAAATAGCTGAATCTCCTGCAAAAAAATTTCAAGACAACTACAAACTAGGTGATATAGTTAAAGGAAATGTAAAAGATAAAAAAGATTTCGGTCTATTTATCAAACTTGAAAACAATCTTGATGGTCTAATTAGAACAGAAGATTTCGGTCCATTAAATGCTGAAGAAGTAAAAATTGGTGATGAACTTGAAGCTGTTGTTATTAATATAGATACAAAAAGAAATAGAGTTAGATTATCTATTAAAAGATTAGAACAACAACAAGAAAGAGAGATGTTAAAATCTGTTAATGATGATATATCTATGACTTTAGGCGATGCTATAAAAGATCAATTCAAAAAGTAG
- a CDS encoding 4-hydroxy-3-methylbut-2-enyl diphosphate reductase, which translates to MKIELASSYGFCFGVKRAIEIAEKYENSATMGPLIHNDDEINRLKKDFKVGLYSKLSDVKPDDTVIIRTHGIPKNDLKDLRKNTKKVINATCPFVTTPQNIVKNMSKEGYSILIFGDTEHPEVKGVMSYAEDLDDVNVVLSIEDLEKINFKNKKIATVAQTTKKKETYLEIVNALILNNKEVRVFNTICDATFENQDAAREISIKSDVMIVIGGKNSSNTKQLHSICLENCKDSYLIENENELQKEWFKEKKSCGITAGASTPDWVIQKVIDKIKSL; encoded by the coding sequence TTGAAAATAGAGTTAGCTAGTAGTTATGGTTTTTGTTTTGGTGTTAAAAGAGCAATTGAAATTGCAGAAAAATATGAAAATAGTGCAACAATGGGTCCATTAATTCATAATGATGATGAAATAAATAGATTAAAAAAAGATTTTAAAGTAGGACTTTACTCAAAATTAAGTGATGTAAAGCCTGATGATACAGTAATAATAAGAACTCATGGTATTCCAAAAAATGATTTAAAAGATCTTAGAAAAAATACTAAAAAAGTAATAAATGCTACTTGCCCTTTTGTAACAACACCTCAAAATATTGTAAAAAATATGTCAAAAGAGGGTTATTCAATACTTATTTTTGGAGATACTGAACATCCTGAAGTAAAAGGTGTTATGTCTTATGCTGAAGATTTAGATGATGTAAATGTGGTGCTTTCTATAGAAGACTTAGAAAAAATAAATTTCAAAAATAAAAAAATTGCAACTGTTGCTCAAACTACAAAGAAAAAAGAGACTTATCTTGAAATTGTAAATGCTTTAATATTAAATAACAAAGAAGTAAGAGTTTTTAATACTATTTGTGATGCAACTTTTGAAAATCAAGATGCAGCTAGAGAAATATCAATAAAATCTGATGTAATGATTGTAATTGGTGGAAAAAACTCTTCAAACACAAAACAACTTCACTCTATTTGTTTAGAAAACTGCAAAGATTCTTATTTAATAGAAAACGAAAATGAATTGCAAAAAGAGTGGTTTAAAGAAAAAAAATCTTGTGGTATAACAGCTGGTGCAAGCACTCCTGACTGGGTTATTCAAAAAGTTATAGATAAAATTAAAAGTTTATAG